A region from the Sutcliffiella horikoshii genome encodes:
- the ysxE gene encoding spore coat protein YsxE, whose translation MQTNEQSVEELVYQYGIVPEYIEQHSGVWRVATNKGAFALKKIKKEQAYPLFRNIHSLFQRGIKTVVPIYQTRQGYYFIESYSDAYYLMPWIEDNEERELDFKDSMMFKELAKLHSMTVQEKEYPEEEITAFYDRVSEEWTKEQQDLEKFVDVCEKKLYMSPFELQVCTYAHEVSLAQKFSLQKLENWQEAVKETKKHRVAMTHGRVSFHHFVKDSEGRGYFISWERAKQAAPANDIISFYQRYLRTYPLFCDDCIDWFYEYQKGFSLQDYEKDLTLSYLSHPASFMQAVGQFQQPPNPNQRNAHSERELVKKIQGSYWLAKNIEYVAGRINQIEEQNKNKEAQTS comes from the coding sequence ATGCAGACAAATGAGCAAAGCGTAGAAGAGCTAGTGTATCAATATGGCATCGTACCTGAATATATAGAGCAGCATAGTGGAGTATGGAGGGTTGCGACGAATAAAGGTGCATTTGCCCTCAAAAAAATAAAAAAAGAGCAGGCATATCCTTTGTTCCGTAATATTCATTCCCTGTTCCAGCGTGGTATTAAAACGGTTGTTCCCATCTATCAAACAAGGCAGGGTTATTATTTTATTGAGAGTTATTCGGATGCCTACTACTTGATGCCGTGGATTGAGGATAATGAAGAGAGGGAACTGGACTTTAAAGACAGTATGATGTTTAAAGAACTGGCCAAACTTCATAGCATGACAGTTCAAGAGAAAGAGTACCCTGAAGAAGAGATTACAGCCTTTTACGACCGAGTTTCAGAAGAATGGACGAAAGAGCAACAGGACTTAGAAAAGTTTGTGGATGTATGTGAGAAGAAGCTATATATGTCTCCTTTTGAGCTCCAAGTTTGCACATACGCCCATGAAGTATCGCTTGCCCAGAAATTTTCCCTGCAAAAGCTGGAAAACTGGCAAGAGGCGGTAAAGGAAACGAAGAAACATCGTGTGGCCATGACACATGGAAGGGTCTCGTTTCATCATTTTGTAAAGGATTCAGAGGGCAGGGGTTATTTTATAAGCTGGGAGCGAGCAAAACAAGCGGCACCTGCCAACGACATTATCTCTTTTTATCAACGATATTTAAGAACGTATCCACTTTTCTGCGATGATTGTATTGACTGGTTCTATGAATATCAAAAGGGATTTAGTCTGCAAGATTATGAAAAAGATCTTACACTAAGTTATCTTTCCCATCCCGCATCGTTTATGCAGGCAGTAGGGCAGTTTCAACAGCCTCCGAACCCAAACCAAAGAAACGCCCATTCGGAACGGGAATTGGTGAAAAAAATTCAGGGAAGCTACTGGCTAGCCAAAAATATTGAATATGTGGCAGGCAGGATCAATCAGATTGAAGAGCAAAACAAAAACAAAGAGGCCCAAACCAGTTAA
- the hemB gene encoding porphobilinogen synthase yields the protein MKDLQFNRHRRLRNSDNMRSLVRETYLHKEDFIYPIFVVEGENIRNEVPSMPGVFHLSLDLLNAEMAEVTELGIKSVIVFGVPKEKDEVGTQAYHEHGIVQQAITQIKVHFPELVVIADTCLCQYTSHGHCGIVEEGKILNDPTLDLLARTAVSQARAGADIIAPSNMMDGFVAAIRAGLDENGFEDVPIMSYAVKYSSAFYGPFRDAAHSSPQFGDRKTYQMDPANRQEALREAESDMLEGADFLIVKPALAYLDIIRDVKNNFNVPVVAYNVSGEYSMIKAAAMNGWINEREVVMEKLIGMKRAGVDLIITYYAKDVARWLDEK from the coding sequence ATGAAAGACTTGCAATTTAATCGTCATCGCAGATTAAGAAATTCAGATAACATGCGCTCACTTGTGCGTGAAACATATTTACATAAGGAAGATTTTATCTACCCAATCTTCGTGGTAGAAGGGGAAAATATCCGAAATGAAGTTCCTTCCATGCCAGGCGTGTTCCATCTTTCCTTGGATCTGTTAAATGCAGAAATGGCAGAAGTGACGGAACTGGGCATTAAATCAGTTATTGTTTTCGGTGTGCCGAAAGAAAAAGATGAAGTGGGAACGCAAGCCTACCATGAACATGGGATTGTGCAACAGGCGATCACTCAAATCAAAGTGCACTTCCCGGAACTTGTTGTCATTGCAGACACATGCCTATGCCAATATACGTCCCACGGGCACTGTGGCATTGTGGAAGAGGGTAAAATCTTAAACGATCCAACATTGGACTTGCTTGCTCGCACAGCAGTGAGCCAAGCGCGAGCAGGAGCGGATATCATTGCGCCGTCAAACATGATGGACGGCTTCGTTGCCGCAATCCGCGCAGGCTTGGATGAGAACGGCTTTGAAGATGTTCCAATCATGTCCTATGCAGTTAAATACTCCTCTGCATTCTACGGTCCTTTCCGTGATGCAGCGCACAGCTCTCCTCAATTCGGAGACAGAAAAACCTATCAAATGGATCCTGCCAACCGTCAAGAAGCACTACGTGAAGCAGAGTCTGACATGCTTGAAGGAGCGGACTTCCTGATTGTGAAACCTGCCTTGGCATACTTGGACATCATCCGTGATGTAAAAAACAACTTCAACGTACCAGTTGTAGCCTACAATGTGAGCGGAGAATACTCCATGATCAAAGCGGCAGCAATGAACGGTTGGATCAACGAACGAGAAGTTGTAATGGAAAAACTAATCGGCATGAAACGCGCTGGTGTTGACTTAATTATTACCTACTATGCAAAAGATGTTGCACGATGGTTGGATGAGAAGTAA
- the hemL gene encoding glutamate-1-semialdehyde 2,1-aminomutase encodes MRSYEKSKEAFIEASKLMPGGVNSPVRAFKSVDMDPIFMERGKGSKIYDVDGNEYIDYVLSWGPLIHGHSNDRVVEAIKKVTESGTSFGAPTLIENELAKLVIERVPSIEVVRMVSSGTEATMSALRLARGYTGRNKIIKFEGCYHGHGDSLLIKAGSGVATLGLPDSPGVPEGVAQNTITVPYNDLESIRYAFKEFGDDIAGVIVEPVAGNMGVVPPQPGFLEGLREVTTEYGAVLIFDEVMTGFRVDYHCAQGYYGVTPDLTCLGKVIGGGLPVGAYGGKAEIMAQIAPSGPIYQAGTLSGNPLAMTAGYETLAQLTPETYKEFGKKADRLEEGIVALGKKYDVPVSVNRAGSMIGFFFNSEEVVNYDVAKSSDLSYFAKFFREMANNGVFLPPSQFEGLFLSTAHTDEDIEKTLDAIEKSFAAIKG; translated from the coding sequence ATGAGAAGTTATGAAAAGTCTAAAGAAGCTTTTATAGAAGCATCAAAGCTGATGCCAGGCGGCGTAAACAGCCCAGTACGTGCCTTTAAATCAGTCGATATGGACCCAATCTTCATGGAGCGAGGAAAAGGCTCCAAAATATACGATGTAGACGGTAACGAATACATAGATTATGTCCTTTCTTGGGGACCACTAATTCACGGCCACTCCAATGACCGCGTAGTGGAAGCAATCAAAAAGGTAACAGAATCAGGGACAAGCTTTGGCGCTCCGACACTTATTGAGAACGAACTCGCAAAGCTTGTAATTGAAAGAGTACCTTCCATCGAAGTAGTGCGTATGGTAAGCTCCGGTACGGAAGCAACCATGAGTGCGCTTCGTTTGGCGCGTGGATACACTGGACGCAACAAGATTATCAAGTTTGAAGGCTGCTACCACGGCCATGGTGATTCCCTGCTGATTAAAGCCGGTTCTGGCGTCGCTACACTTGGTTTGCCAGACAGCCCTGGTGTTCCTGAGGGTGTCGCGCAAAACACAATCACCGTGCCTTACAATGACTTGGAGAGCATCCGTTATGCATTCAAGGAATTCGGAGACGATATCGCTGGTGTCATTGTAGAGCCTGTTGCAGGTAACATGGGAGTGGTTCCGCCACAACCAGGTTTCTTGGAAGGCTTACGTGAGGTAACGACTGAATATGGCGCAGTGTTGATCTTTGATGAGGTAATGACTGGTTTCCGCGTGGATTACCATTGTGCTCAAGGATATTACGGCGTAACACCTGACTTAACATGTCTTGGTAAGGTAATCGGCGGAGGACTACCTGTTGGTGCATACGGCGGTAAAGCAGAAATCATGGCGCAGATTGCTCCAAGCGGCCCGATCTACCAGGCTGGAACATTGTCCGGTAACCCGCTTGCCATGACAGCTGGATATGAAACCTTGGCACAACTGACTCCTGAAACATATAAAGAATTCGGCAAAAAAGCGGATCGCTTAGAAGAGGGGATTGTCGCGCTAGGTAAGAAGTACGATGTCCCTGTATCTGTAAACCGTGCAGGTTCCATGATTGGTTTCTTCTTTAATAGTGAGGAAGTTGTAAACTATGATGTGGCAAAGTCTTCCGATTTAAGTTATTTCGCGAAGTTCTTCCGCGAGATGGCAAACAACGGAGTATTCCTGCCACCTTCCCAGTTTGAAGGTTTGTTCTTGTCCACAGCTCATACAGATGAGGATATTGAAAAGACATTGGATGCGATTGAAAAATCGTTTGCTGCGATTAAGGGATAA
- a CDS encoding cytochrome C assembly family protein codes for MLEMTIARLYELTILLYALSVLLYFIDFLQHNQKANKTAFWLLAIVWVLQTVFLFLRMLDTGRFPILTLYEGMYFYTWVLITFSLVINRILRVDFIVFFTNVIGFLVLALHTFTPIQHESQVVAQALVSELLIIHITMAILSYGAFSLSFAFSLLYVIQYRLLKEKKWGKRLLRIQDLAKLDHMSYVLNVIGVPMLLLSLILGSIWASVKLSEFQWYDMKVIGSFIVITAYSYYFYQRLAKGISGKAIASWNIAAFLVVLINFFLFGRLSNFHFWIL; via the coding sequence ATGCTAGAGATGACAATCGCAAGGCTGTACGAATTAACGATTCTTCTATATGCCTTAAGCGTGCTCTTATATTTTATTGATTTTCTTCAACATAACCAGAAGGCAAATAAAACAGCCTTCTGGTTACTTGCAATTGTATGGGTATTGCAAACGGTTTTCTTATTTTTACGAATGCTTGATACCGGACGATTTCCAATATTGACGCTTTATGAGGGAATGTATTTCTATACATGGGTATTGATTACCTTTTCGCTTGTCATTAACAGAATTTTACGGGTGGACTTTATTGTATTTTTTACAAATGTGATAGGATTCCTTGTATTGGCCCTGCACACATTCACACCGATTCAACATGAATCACAAGTGGTGGCACAAGCGTTGGTATCTGAATTACTTATCATACATATTACGATGGCAATCTTATCCTATGGTGCCTTCTCCCTTTCTTTCGCTTTTTCCTTGCTTTATGTCATTCAATATCGACTGTTGAAGGAGAAAAAGTGGGGCAAGCGGTTATTACGCATTCAGGATTTGGCGAAACTTGATCATATGTCCTATGTATTGAATGTAATCGGAGTACCGATGCTATTGCTGTCGTTAATTTTAGGAAGCATTTGGGCGTCTGTAAAATTGTCCGAATTTCAATGGTATGACATGAAAGTGATTGGCTCTTTCATTGTCATTACCGCATACAGTTATTATTTTTATCAAAGACTTGCCAAAGGAATAAGCGGGAAGGCTATTGCGAGCTGGAATATCGCTGCGTTTCTAGTCGTCCTCATCAACTTTTTCCTGTTCGGTAGATTATCAAATTTTCATTTTTGGATTTTATAG
- the hemC gene encoding hydroxymethylbilane synthase, whose product MRKIIVGSRRSKLALTQTNWVIDQLKALGAPFDFEVKEIVTKGDQILDVTLSKVGGKGLFVKEIEQAMLDKEIDMAVHSMKDMPAVLPEGLTIGCIPFREDHRDAFISKDHVKFADLPSGSIVGTSSLRRGAQLLAKRPDLEIKWIRGNIDTRLAKLQNEDYDAIILAAAGLARMGWSKDVVTEFLDEDLCLPAVGQGALSIECREDDAELLETLALFTDSVTQKAVIAERAFLHKMEGGCQVPIAGYASVGQDDNTTLTVLVGAPDGSVLYKERITGTDPVKVGLEAAESLTAQGGKKLIDDVKKELNQ is encoded by the coding sequence ATGAGAAAAATAATTGTAGGTTCTAGAAGAAGTAAGCTTGCTTTAACCCAAACGAACTGGGTCATCGATCAATTGAAGGCATTAGGTGCGCCTTTCGATTTTGAAGTAAAGGAAATCGTAACAAAGGGAGACCAAATCCTTGATGTAACCTTATCAAAGGTTGGAGGGAAAGGCCTTTTTGTAAAAGAGATCGAACAAGCAATGCTAGATAAAGAAATAGACATGGCCGTCCACAGCATGAAAGATATGCCTGCAGTTTTACCGGAAGGGTTGACAATCGGATGCATTCCTTTCCGTGAAGATCACCGCGATGCGTTCATCTCTAAGGACCATGTGAAATTTGCTGATCTGCCGAGCGGTTCCATTGTCGGAACAAGCAGTCTGCGCCGTGGTGCACAACTACTTGCAAAACGTCCTGATCTTGAGATCAAATGGATTCGCGGAAATATTGATACACGCCTTGCAAAGCTTCAAAACGAAGACTATGATGCCATTATTTTAGCAGCAGCAGGCCTTGCACGAATGGGATGGTCAAAAGATGTTGTGACAGAATTCCTTGATGAAGATCTATGCTTGCCAGCTGTAGGACAAGGGGCTCTTTCCATAGAATGCCGTGAAGATGATGCAGAATTACTAGAGACTCTAGCACTTTTCACAGATTCTGTTACACAAAAAGCGGTAATCGCCGAGCGTGCTTTCCTTCATAAAATGGAAGGCGGATGCCAGGTGCCGATTGCGGGATATGCATCTGTTGGCCAGGATGACAACACCACCCTGACGGTTCTCGTAGGTGCTCCAGATGGTTCTGTTTTATATAAAGAGAGAATCACAGGAACAGATCCTGTGAAGGTTGGATTGGAAGCTGCGGAGAGTCTTACTGCGCAGGGCGGAAAGAAATTAATTGATGATGTAAAAAAGGAGCTGAATCAGTAA
- the spoVID gene encoding stage VI sporulation protein D: MSSDQQSCLRFSVEESIWFQKGQEVSELISIALDPDIQIYEQDQYVSIRGALLLTGEYHVNAESDDEEEYQPQARVVQEVEQREDGVCVLNHRFPVDITIPLNRIQSLDDIYVAIESFDYSVPTRGCLQLDAELSISGIYGHQQSAPAWEEEQESVEESFEYEVEPNRDHEEAYASQNQAPQYEQEAPAPAQPQAAEAEEEEEVFEYEPMYRSANSDNEYEEDTYQYYTEDDEDEEEEILNQDEIDRNMQYNYDDDGEYAPFEVEARKAPAVEEEAPYNPADYIYQNNAEDAYAPLHSLHAGNHHQNEEEASNVVSFFDKRKGQQAVADPQQYDHEDYSDEPRDENDLSLTKIFADEGGEDFTKLKICIVQQGESMDHIAERYDVSIQQLIRVNRLSTDDHINEGQLLYIPVKASSKSQ; encoded by the coding sequence TTGTCTTCAGATCAGCAATCGTGCTTGCGGTTTTCAGTTGAGGAATCTATATGGTTTCAAAAGGGACAGGAAGTATCTGAGCTCATCTCCATTGCGTTAGATCCTGATATACAAATTTATGAGCAGGACCAATACGTTTCCATACGTGGAGCTTTATTATTAACGGGGGAATATCATGTGAATGCAGAGTCGGACGATGAGGAGGAGTATCAACCTCAAGCCCGTGTTGTACAGGAAGTAGAGCAGCGGGAGGATGGCGTCTGCGTATTAAACCATCGCTTTCCGGTGGATATTACGATACCTTTGAACAGGATCCAGAGTTTAGACGATATTTATGTGGCCATTGAGTCATTTGATTACAGCGTCCCAACTCGTGGTTGCCTGCAATTGGATGCGGAGCTGTCTATCTCTGGTATTTACGGCCACCAACAAAGCGCACCGGCCTGGGAAGAGGAGCAAGAAAGTGTAGAAGAATCGTTTGAATATGAAGTGGAACCTAACCGGGACCATGAAGAAGCATATGCTTCACAAAATCAAGCACCGCAATATGAGCAAGAAGCACCAGCACCAGCACAACCTCAAGCAGCAGAAGCAGAAGAAGAGGAAGAAGTATTCGAGTACGAACCAATGTATCGCAGTGCAAACTCCGATAATGAGTACGAAGAAGATACCTACCAGTACTATACTGAGGACGATGAAGACGAGGAAGAAGAAATCCTCAATCAAGATGAGATAGATAGAAACATGCAATACAATTATGACGACGATGGCGAGTACGCCCCGTTTGAAGTGGAGGCAAGAAAAGCTCCGGCGGTAGAAGAAGAAGCGCCATATAATCCTGCAGACTATATTTATCAGAATAATGCGGAGGATGCTTATGCTCCGCTACATTCCTTGCATGCAGGTAATCACCACCAGAACGAGGAAGAGGCATCAAATGTTGTTTCCTTCTTTGATAAAAGGAAGGGCCAACAGGCGGTTGCAGATCCACAGCAATATGACCATGAGGATTATTCCGATGAGCCACGAGATGAAAATGATTTATCTCTCACCAAAATCTTTGCTGATGAAGGTGGAGAAGATTTCACTAAATTAAAAATTTGTATTGTGCAGCAAGGGGAGTCCATGGACCATATTGCTGAACGATATGATGTGTCCATTCAGCAGTTGATTAGGGTCAATAGGCTTTCCACAGATGATCACATCAATGAAGGGCAATTGTTATATATTCCGGTAAAGGCTTCCTCTAAGAGTCAATAA
- a CDS encoding uroporphyrinogen-III synthase: MDRTLPLADKRILITRSKEQARYFSKQIAALGGTSLEVPLIQFQHVSDTKKVTADIESYIEDFEWIVFTSVNGVKYFFEVYQGRLPNKIAVVGVKTKQALESLGYKVDLVPKRFSAEDLIESFEKETISSVLLIQGNLARPLLREELSRIGYNVKQIVVYENVIRVPEENEWKWLKEGKVDLYTFTSPSTVHNFMELFGLPDGPVATIGPITRNAAEKAGINVAISPSEYTMDGLLEEIVQYFKREDT; encoded by the coding sequence ATGGATCGTACTTTGCCTTTAGCCGATAAACGCATTCTTATTACAAGAAGCAAAGAGCAGGCAAGGTATTTTTCCAAGCAGATCGCAGCACTCGGAGGGACCTCGCTTGAAGTCCCTCTTATTCAATTTCAGCATGTTTCGGATACTAAAAAGGTCACAGCTGATATTGAATCTTACATAGAAGACTTTGAGTGGATTGTGTTCACTAGTGTAAATGGTGTGAAGTACTTTTTTGAAGTCTATCAAGGGCGCTTGCCAAACAAGATTGCAGTGGTTGGAGTAAAAACAAAACAAGCATTAGAGTCGCTCGGTTATAAAGTGGACCTAGTACCGAAACGTTTTTCAGCCGAAGATTTAATAGAGAGTTTTGAAAAAGAAACCATAAGTTCTGTCTTGCTCATTCAGGGCAATCTTGCACGACCCCTTTTGCGTGAAGAACTTAGTAGAATAGGGTACAATGTTAAGCAGATAGTCGTATATGAAAATGTGATTCGAGTACCAGAAGAAAACGAATGGAAATGGTTAAAAGAGGGAAAGGTTGACCTATACACATTTACCAGTCCTTCTACCGTACATAACTTTATGGAACTATTCGGACTGCCAGATGGTCCGGTAGCAACCATTGGTCCGATAACAAGAAATGCTGCCGAAAAGGCGGGAATAAATGTGGCAATCAGTCCATCTGAGTACACAATGGACGGTCTGCTAGAAGAAATCGTGCAATATTTTAAAAGGGAGGATACATAA